CGCCTTGTCTCGCCAGCCGAGCGTCGTCGGCAGGGAGGGGATATGCGGCTCATACCCCATGAATCCGCGAAATTCGAGATTCGGGTTTGCCTCGATTGCTTCAATGGTTGCGCCGAGTTCCGGGCCGGGCTCGAAGCCGCCCCGGTGCAGGCCAACATCGAGTTCGAGGACGATTTTCAGCGTGCGCCCGATATCGGACGCAAGAGAGCGATACATGTCCAACCGGGCGGGTGTATCGATCAGCCATTGAACGTTTTCGGCGGCATTGCTGGCGTCAGCTGGAAGTGTATCGAAATAGTGCCGGGCTGCGTACACCGGTAGCGGCTTTCCCAGAAGCTGGTCGGCGTCCGGCATGTCGATCGACAATTTCGACAACATGGGCTGGTTGAACGTCATCAGCCGGTTGGTGCCGGAAAGGTCCCGGATGTGGGAAAGGAGTCCGATCGAGGGCAGGGACTTGGCAACGATGCGGTAGCCCATGCCGGCGGGCAGGTGGGTCTTCAGCGTCCGTACATTGTCCGAGAGGCGCGCTTTATCGATCACCAGGGTCGGCCAGGCGATCCCGGCGCCGATCAGGGCGGCCTGAACGCTGAGGAAGTATGGATCACGTGGCCCACTATGGTCATGGGGTTTGTTCATCAGGACAGCTCCTCCGGCGGCGACGGCGGCGCCGCCCAGAAACAGGGTACGGCGCGATAATTCAGGCATCGAAGTCTACTCCGAACAGGTGCGCAAGATGCGGGTTCAGGAACTTCCCTTCCGGATCCAGCGACGCGCGCAGGTCAAGGAAGTTCTGGAAGTCCGGATAGAGGGAGATCAACTCTTCTTTCCCGAGGGAGTGCAGCTTTCCCCAGTGCGGACGGCCGCCATGGGCACGATGAATGGGTTCAAGAGCGGAGAAGAAATAATCGTAGGGCTCATCCACAGCGGCGTGTGTGGCGATCGACATGCGCGGGCCATCATTGAACGGACTTAGCCACGCGTCGTCTGGTGCCGTAATGCGGATTTCCATTGGGAAGAACGTGTCGTTCCGGGATTCGAGCGCCGCGATGATCTCGCGCAGGCAAGTCAGGCCATTCTCGAGCGGGATATGGTATTCCATCTCGTTGAATTTGGTCGGCCGGGCCGTAGCAAGCAGCTTCCAGTAGGCATCGGAGCTTTCTTCAATCAGGCCTTTCGGAAGGCTTCCGGCGGCGATCCGTTCACGCAGCCAGGTGGACCAGCCAAATACATCGCGCAGTTGCTTAAGTCCGGCGAGCGTGTCTTCATCCTCGTCCGGGACCCGGCCTGTTACCTCCCCCTCAAAGATATCGTGGGAAATTCCGGCGGCATATCCGGTGAAGGGAAAATAGTAGAATTCGAAATTCCGGTGTTGCTGCGAGAGGTCCATGACCTGATCAAGAAGCGTGTCCAGCTTTTCGACCCAGACCCGGCGTTTCAAATTGTAGGTCGGCACACAGTTCAATGTGTATTGCGTGATGACGCCCAGTGCGCCGAGCGATACCCGGCCTGCCATGAACAGGTCCGGGTCTGAGGCGGCGGAGACATCGCGGGCCGTGCCATCTGCCAGCATAATGCGGAAACCTTCGATGTGCGCATGAAGGGGTTGGAGTGTCCGGCCGGTGCCGTGCGTCGAGGTTGAGAAAGACCCGGCCAGCGTCTGCACATCCACGTCCGGGAGGTTCTGCAGTGCGAGACCGGCGCCATCCAGCTCACGTGCCGCCTGCCGGATACGGGTGCCAGCGCCGATCGTGGCTGTTCCTGTCGCGGCGTCAGCTGAGATCAGGCCCGAGAAGCGGCTGGCATCCACAATCATGTGTTCGGACGGGACGAGGCCGGTGAAAGAGTGTCCACTGCCAACGGGGCGGACGCGGCGCGCTTCGGCAAGGGCATTGGCGAGGTCTGCTTCGCTGGCAGGCACGGCGATCTGCTTTGGTGTGGATTGCTGGATCCCGGACCAGTTTGTCCATGCGACTTCGCCCTCTGGAGCAGGGGGTAAGCCCGGATCGTATCCGTCACGCGTGAAGTCCTTCATGCTCCAACGCGCGTATTGGACGCCGGGGATCGCGACGGCGGCAGCCAGCCCTGCGGTTCCGAGCAGCACGGCCCGGCGTGTGGTGCTCATGACTGACCCTCCGTTGCCATGAATTCGATGAGCGCCCGGAAGTCATCGTCTGTGCAGTCCGGGCAGTATCCCATGGAAGGCATCGTACCGCGTCCCGAATGAATTGAGGCGATCAATCCATCCATGCCGCGCTGGTCGATACGCGGCGCCCAGGCCGCAGAATGGCCTGTCAGCGGGGCGCCAAGCCCGTTCAGCGCGTGGCAAGCGCGACAGGACCGGTCATAGATCGCGGCAAGGTCCGGGTCGGAGGGCACGAGTGATTCGGCGAGGGCAATGTGTCGGGCGTCAGGCTCGACAATCTCAGGCGTGGAACTCCCGATCGCGCCGCGGGAACAGGCGCAAACGCATGCCAGCAGCAGCGTTGCTGAGAATATCCTCACCATTTGTCTCCCCGTCCGTTGCCCGGATCGTATTTAGATAGCAAGTGCTATCATTACAGGATACATCAGAATGAGTCTATCTTGGAACGATCAGATTATCGACGCTACTCCTTATTGGAGGACTTCCGGACGTCTTCGTTCAGGGCGGCGAGACGCAAGCTGACGGCATATGCCTTCTTGGTCTCCATGCCGGCAAGGATCATACCCGCCTGTTCCGAGCGCATCAGGCGCAGGAAGCCGGCCGCAAAGTCGGAATCCATCTGGTTGAAGATAGACGCCGCCTGATCCGGTTTCATGGTGCCATACATGCGCGCAAGATGGTCCATATCATCATTGGAGGCATCCTGAAGCTGGCCCCAGCGGTCCTGCAATGTGGCTTCCACCGCCTTGAGATCGGACGCGCGCCGGTCAAGTTCTTGCTGGCGGGCGAGCAGTTCCAATTCCAGTTCCTGAAGGGCAGCCTGTTGTTCTTTCAGCTTTTTCTGGTCATCCGCCAGAAGTGCAGCTGTCTCAGCCGTAAAGCAGACCTGGTCGACCTGTTTGGCGCCTGGCGCGATGGAGGACGGCGCCGGAGTCTGATCTGCTGATTCCGCGGGGTGGGACGGTTTCTGCGGGCTTTCCGCAATCGCCAGATTGCTGGGCAGAAACCTGACGGCGGCACCCAGCGTGAACAGGAATCCCAGCGTGAGCAGGACATAGGATCGGCTGTTGGTGAGGGACTTCATGGCAGGCAACCTGTTCCGTTTTCTGCGAGGTCAGCGCCCGGTGGTCTGGGCGAGGGGGCGATAGTCTTCGTCGGCGGCTTCTGTCATTTCACGCATGTCCTGCATGACCCGGTTCATCTCCATGATCCGTGTCTTTGACTGATCCAGGATGATCCGCATCATCGTGCTGAGCTCGGCTTGAGATGCGGTGACCTGGTCGACCGCATCCTTCTGCGTAGCTTCCAATGACGCTTTCAGTTCTTCCAGGCGCGCGCATGTCTGTTTTGCGTCTTCCAGATGGGTTCCGAGACGCGCGGCCATTTCGCCGACATGCGAACGCGTCTCCTTTGTCGAGCTGGACATGGCAGCAACGGATTTGGACATGGCCATGATCGTCGCGCCGAGGCCGTCGCGTGTATCCTGTAGCGCCTTCAGGCGGCGGTTCAGTACGAAACAGTAAGCGCACGCGGCAAATGACACGAGGATGATGGCGATGTCCGTGGCTTGAATAGGCATAGGGCTCACCTCAACAGGAATTCTGTGATCAGGACGCCTTGGGAGACGCCTCCGCCGAGCACCAGTTCGGATCGGCGGCTCAATTGTTCGCGCATGTGGGCGTAAAAATCGGGATTCTCGAAGTCGCTGAGTTCGACCGAGCGCAGGTAGTTGGTAAATGCATCGATCAGCACAGGCTCGGCCTTCTCAACCATGCCAGTGCTGCCATTACCGGTGACGATCGACACCTTCATCTTCAGGTAGCGTGTCGCTGGCTCGCTTCCGATCGTGATGAGTATGTCCTGCAATTCGACATATGACTGGTCTTGCTGCGCGATGGGCTCAACGGATGGGCCCGTTTCAACCACCGGGCACGCCGGTCCGGTCGGCGGGTCCGAAGCCAATACATATACGGTCGCGAAAGAGCTGGTCATGGCGCCCACAGCAAGAATTGCCAGGCCGACGAAACCGCCGCCCGACTTCTTTTCGCTGGTCTGATCGCCGCCGTCCGCGGCCTGATCGCCAGCTTTCGCAGCACCTTTTTTGGCCATCAACTTCCCGGCTATCCCAAGACTCCCAATGCTCCTTAAAGAGGGCTTCGGGTAAAGGAACCGTTAATGATTTTCGGCCAGATATTAACCATTCCACCGATCCGCCCTGATACGGGAAGACCTGATTCATGAATTTTATCGCCAATCTTCGAGCCCTACCCGTTAGCCGGCAGATCATGCTGGCTGTCGCCGTGCTGGGGGTCGTCGGCATCATGAGCGTCATGGTGCAAGGGGCCATGAAACAGCCCATGGGGCTGCTGTATTCGGGGCTCGACGCGTCCGTCACAGGGGAGATTATCGACGAGCTCGATAAGCGCGGTACGAGATACGAGATCAAGGGCGATGCGATCCTTGTGCCTCAGAAAGATCGTGATTCGGTCCGGTTCGCGCTGGCCCGGGACGGGCTGCCGAAGCAGTCGGTCCAGGGGTATGAGCTTCTGGACAACGTAAACGGATTTTCCGTGACCTCGGAGATGTACAATGCTGCCTATTGGCGCGCGAAAGAGGGGGAGCTGACGCGCACAATTCTCGCTGTTCCGGGAATCAAGTCTGCACGGGTGCACATAGGCGCGAGCCTGCGATCAGGTTTCGCGCGGTCGGACCCGGCGCAAACCGCGTCCGTGACTCTGTCGTCGGCGCATGACCTGACGAACAGCCAGGCGCAGGGTATACAGTACCTGGTTGCACTGGCGGTGTCCGGACTAAGCCCGGACGAAGTCGCCGTTATCGACC
This is a stretch of genomic DNA from Hyphomonas adhaerens MHS-3. It encodes these proteins:
- a CDS encoding alanine racemase, which encodes MNKPHDHSGPRDPYFLSVQAALIGAGIAWPTLVIDKARLSDNVRTLKTHLPAGMGYRIVAKSLPSIGLLSHIRDLSGTNRLMTFNQPMLSKLSIDMPDADQLLGKPLPVYAARHYFDTLPADASNAAENVQWLIDTPARLDMYRSLASDIGRTLKIVLELDVGLHRGGFEPGPELGATIEAIEANPNLEFRGFMGYEPHIPSLPTTLGWRDKALKSAWNTYTSALEQATSLIGADRMSGLTRNAAGSPTYRYYQSTDIANEVSAGSCLVKPTHFDTELLEPHQPASFIATPVIKSLDKTRLPGLEFASGAASAWNPNSKKTVFIHGGHWLADPVDPPGLEYNKTFGRSSNQEMLNGGPELSIQPDEFVFFRPQQSEAVFLQFGDIAVYEDGAIVDTWPVFPVSA
- a CDS encoding D-arabinono-1,4-lactone oxidase produces the protein MSTTRRAVLLGTAGLAAAVAIPGVQYARWSMKDFTRDGYDPGLPPAPEGEVAWTNWSGIQQSTPKQIAVPASEADLANALAEARRVRPVGSGHSFTGLVPSEHMIVDASRFSGLISADAATGTATIGAGTRIRQAARELDGAGLALQNLPDVDVQTLAGSFSTSTHGTGRTLQPLHAHIEGFRIMLADGTARDVSAASDPDLFMAGRVSLGALGVITQYTLNCVPTYNLKRRVWVEKLDTLLDQVMDLSQQHRNFEFYYFPFTGYAAGISHDIFEGEVTGRVPDEDEDTLAGLKQLRDVFGWSTWLRERIAAGSLPKGLIEESSDAYWKLLATARPTKFNEMEYHIPLENGLTCLREIIAALESRNDTFFPMEIRITAPDDAWLSPFNDGPRMSIATHAAVDEPYDYFFSALEPIHRAHGGRPHWGKLHSLGKEELISLYPDFQNFLDLRASLDPEGKFLNPHLAHLFGVDFDA
- a CDS encoding c-type cytochrome, translating into MVRIFSATLLLACVCACSRGAIGSSTPEIVEPDARHIALAESLVPSDPDLAAIYDRSCRACHALNGLGAPLTGHSAAWAPRIDQRGMDGLIASIHSGRGTMPSMGYCPDCTDDDFRALIEFMATEGQS
- a CDS encoding MotE family protein; the protein is MKSLTNSRSYVLLTLGFLFTLGAAVRFLPSNLAIAESPQKPSHPAESADQTPAPSSIAPGAKQVDQVCFTAETAALLADDQKKLKEQQAALQELELELLARQQELDRRASDLKAVEATLQDRWGQLQDASNDDMDHLARMYGTMKPDQAASIFNQMDSDFAAGFLRLMRSEQAGMILAGMETKKAYAVSLRLAALNEDVRKSSNKE
- a CDS encoding DUF6468 domain-containing protein gives rise to the protein MPIQATDIAIILVSFAACAYCFVLNRRLKALQDTRDGLGATIMAMSKSVAAMSSSTKETRSHVGEMAARLGTHLEDAKQTCARLEELKASLEATQKDAVDQVTASQAELSTMMRIILDQSKTRIMEMNRVMQDMREMTEAADEDYRPLAQTTGR
- a CDS encoding flagellar basal body-associated FliL family protein, with protein sequence MAKKGAAKAGDQAADGGDQTSEKKSGGGFVGLAILAVGAMTSSFATVYVLASDPPTGPACPVVETGPSVEPIAQQDQSYVELQDILITIGSEPATRYLKMKVSIVTGNGSTGMVEKAEPVLIDAFTNYLRSVELSDFENPDFYAHMREQLSRRSELVLGGGVSQGVLITEFLLR